Genomic window (Streptomyces cadmiisoli):
GCAGCGGCGGGCGGACCGGGCCCGCGGGCAGGCCGAGCGCGGCCAGCAGGGCCTTGGCGGTGACCGTGCCGGGCAGGCCCGCGGCCATCATCGCCTCGACCAGCGGCATGACCTGCCGCTGGCGGCGGGCCGCGCCCGCGGTGTCGCCCGCGTCGAACGCGTCGAGCACGGAGCGGATGTGGCGGGGGACCGCGTTCGCCACCGTGCTGACGCAGCCGGCCGCGCCCACCGCGTAGAGGGCGAGATTGTGCTCGTCGCAGCCCGCGTAGTACGCGAGGTCCGTCCGCGACAGGACCTTCTGGGTGCCGAGGAAGTCGTGGGAGCAGTCCTTGACCGCGACGATCCGCGGGTGCGCGGCGAGGCGGATCATCGTCTCCGGCTCGACGCGGGTGCCGGTGCGGCCCGGGATGTCGTAGACGACGACCGGCAGCCCGGAGGCGTCCGCCACCTCACGGAAGTGCGCCTCGACGGCGTCCTGCGGAGGCAGGCTGTAGTACGGGGTGACGACGAGTACGCCGTCCGCGCCCGCCTTCTCGGCCCGGAGCGGCAGCTCGACCGTGTGCCGGGTGTCGGAGGTGCCCACCCCGGCGACGACGGACGCCCGGTTCCCGACCGCCTCCCGGACCGCCCGGACGAGCGCCGTCTTCTCGGCGTCCGACGTGGTCGGCGACTCGCCGGTGGTCCCGTTGAGCACCAGGCCGTCGCAGCCCTCGGTCACCAGCCGGTCGGCGAGCCGCTGCGCGCCGTCGACGTCGAGCGCGCCCGAGGCGGTGAACGGCGTGACCATCGCGCACAGGACGCGTCCGAAGGGGGCGGCGGGAGAGGCGGCGAGGTTCGTCATGGGAGTAGTGTCGGCGCCGCGATCGTACAGCTCCACTTAAATCTTCTACGACGTATTGCTAAGCATCGCTGCGATGTTGTCGGGCGCGGCGCCCGAGGTGCCGTGCGCGGTTTCCGGCCCGCCCGTCAGTGATGCGCTCGGCGACCGTCGGCCCCTGTGCCCGCGGTGCGGCGGCGCCGGCCGGGGACGGCCCGGCTGGTACGCGCCGGCCCCCTGCTGCGCGGGCGGGCGGCCTCCGTGCCCCTGCCGCGGCGCCTGGACGGACGGACGGCCGGGAGCGGGAGGCGCGTCACGGCGGCCCGCGGCGGTGCCCCGCGCCGCCCGGTTTCGCCGCGTCCGGCGGTCCCGGCGCGCCCGAACCCGTCGCGGAGGCCGCCCTGTTGCCGGCCCGGCCCGGCCCGACCGGATCCGGAGTCGACCGGCCCGGCGAACCCGGCGGCGGCGCGGGCCAGGGGTAGGGCGGACCGGCCCGGGTACCCGGATGTTTCGAACCGAGAGGAGGCGGACACCGTGACCGGGATCCCGGACGCCGAGCCCGTGCGCGACGAGCGTCACTCGGTGGGCGAACTCGTGGGCCGGGCAACCGGACAGCCTTCCCGGCTCGTGCGGCAGGAAGCGGACCTCGCCGACGAGGAACTCGCGCAGCAGCGCCGGCGCGCGGGCCGCGGCGGCGGACTGATCGGCGCCGCCGGCGCCGTCGCGCACGCCGGACCGCTTACCCTCGCCGCCACGGCCACCGCCGCCCTCTCGCTGACGCTGCCCGTCCGGGCCGCGGCGCTCATCGTCACGGCGGTGCTCTTCGCGCTCGCCGGCGTGCTCGCCGCGAGCGGCCGCGCCCGACCGCGCCGGGCGGCACCCCCCACGCCCGAGGAGACCCTCGGCGGCGTCAGGGCCGATGTCGAGGAGATCAGGGAAAGGGCACACCGATGACGGACAGGACGAAGCACGGCGCGGGCGGGGCCAAGGGACCCGACGAGCTGCGCCGGCAGATCGAGCGCACCCGCAGCCAACTGGGCGACACCGTCGATCAGTTGGCGGCCAGGGCGGATGTGAAGGGCCGGGCGATGACCCGGGCCGCCGACCTGCGCGACAAGGCGGGCGCGCTGACCGTCCAGCTGCGCAGCAGCGCCGCCCAGGCGGGACACGCGGTCCAGGGCAGGGCGAGCCGGGCCGGCCACGCCCTCCAGGGCCGCGCCGGTCGGGCCGGCCACGCCCTCCAGGGCACGGCGGGCCGGGCCGGGCACACGATCGAGGGCCGGGCGGGGCAGGCCGGGCACACACTTCAGGGCCGGGCGGCGCAGGCCGGCGGCACCGTGCAGAACAAGGCGGCGCGGGCCGGCCGAGCGGTCGAGCAGGTCGCGCCGCAGCCCGTGCGCACGGCCGTGCGGGCGGCGCGGTTGCATCCGCGGCCGGTGCTGGTGGCCGGTGCCGCGGCGGTGGCGGCGGCGATGGTCGTGCAGCGGCGGCGCCACCGGCGGTGACGCGGTACGGGGCGGCCCCACCGGGCGCCCTTGACCTGAGGTCCGGTCGAGGCCGAAGGCTGGTCGGTGCGGTGACCGACCAGCCTTCGGCGGAGACCGACACGACCCGCGGCACAGACACCCCCCGGAGCTCACCCGCCCCGACGCCACGGCTCCCTTCTTCAGCACCTGGCGCGTCGGCACCCCCGAGCGGCGGCGGCGGACCATGGAGGCCGTGGCCCGCACCCGGGAGCGCCGCCCGCGGCCCGCCGCCGGACTGCTCGCCCACGACGTCCGCACGGGCCGCCGAGGCGCACTCCGCGGCCGACGCCGCCGAGCACGAACCACCCCCATGCACCACTCCCGGTGGGAGAGCGAGCGGTCCTGCGACGAGGCAGTCTCCGCACCCGGCGGGTGCGGACGCTCCCCGGAGCGAAGGGCTTCTCGGCCGCCCGCTACACCCGTGCCGTCGGTCTCGTGCCCGGATGACGCGCCGGAGGACGCCGCTCACCGAAAACTCTGGCCTCCTGGACAAAAAAAGTTTTCGGTGAGAGTGTGGGGGCCATGCTGGACGTGACCGTGATCGAGGACCCCGAGGCCGCAGCCGTCTCCCTGGACCCCACCCGGGCCCGGCTGCTCGCCGAGCTGGCGGCCGGCCCCGCGTCGGCCGCCATGCTGGCCGGAAAGGTCGGGCTGCCCAGGCAGAAGGTGAACTACCACCTCAAGGCGCTGGAGCGGCACGGCCTGGTCGAGCTGGCGGGGGAGCGCCGCAAGGGCAACGTCACCGAGCGGCTGATGCGGGCGACCGCCGCGTCGTACGTGATCTCGCCGCTGGCCCTGGCCGCGGTGCAGCCGGACCCGGACCGTTTCCGGGACCAGCTGTCCGCGCGCTGGCTGCTCGCGCTCGGCGCGCGGCTCGTGCGGGACGTCGGCACGCTGATCACCGGCGCGGCGAAGGCCCGCAAGCGGCTCGCGACCTACGCGCTCGACGGCGAGGTGCGGTTCGCCTCGGCGGCCGACCGGGCCGCGTTCATCGAGGAGCTGACGGCCGGCGTCGGCGCGCTGATCCGCAAGTACGACGCCCCCGATGCCGAGGCCGGCCGGGACCACCGGATCGTCGTCGCTGTCCATCCCACGGTCAAGCCCGAGACCCCCGAGAGTTAGAGCCCAGGAGCCCATGATGTCCAAGGAATTCGAGATCGCCCGAGAGTTCGAGGTCGACGCCCCGCCCCAGCAGGTGTGGGAGGCCGTGACCGCCGGGACCGGCGGCTGGCTGTGGCCGATGGAGGCGCCCGAGCCGCGCGAGGGCGGCCGGGGCCCCTTCGGGTCGAAGGTCACCGTGTGGGACCCGCCGCACCGCTACACCAACCGCGTCGAGGACGTCGACGGCATCGCCGAGCAGTCCGCCAACCAGCTGGACTACACCGTCGAACCGCGTGACGAGGGCCGGCGCGCCTGGGTGCGGTACGTGCACAGCGGGATCTTCGTCGACGACTGGGACAACCAGTACGACGGCGCCGGCCACCACACCGACTTCTATCTGCACACCCTGCGCGAGTACCTGACGCGCTTCGGCGGCCGTCCGGTCGTCGGCTTCGCCACCTTCGACGCCGCCCCCGAGGCCGCCAGGGCACCCGGCGCGCTCACCGCGGTCGCCCGGGCCCTGGGCCTGACCGAGGACACCACCGAGGGCGCGCGGATCCAGGCGCACGGGCCCGGGGGCCGGCCGGTCGACGCCGTCGTCGACTACCGCAACGAGTACTTCATCGGTCTGCGCACCCCGGACGCGATGATCCGCTTCTTCGGGCGCAACCACTGGGGCCACACGGTCGGCATGACGGTGCACGACTTCGCCCCGGACGCCGACGGCGAGGCCGCCGAGACCGCCTGGCAGGGCTGGCTGAAGGAGGTCTTCAGCCGGCCCTGACCGGGGTCTGCTACGGACGGAAGCGCAGTACCTGCGGGTCGTGGTCGCTGATCTGGTCGTGGAACTCGGCGTTGATGTGCACGCTGTCGTACTCGAAGTCGCAGTCGCGCCGGATCGACGGGCTGATCAGGATCTGGTCCAGCACCTGGCTGTTGCCCTGGTAGACGTACGAGTAGCGCTCGCGCCGGGGCAGCGACTTGACGGCCGACCACAGCTCGCCGTCGCCCTCCAGGACCTCGGTGGTGGCGGAGAACTCGAAGTCGTTGATGTCGCCGAGCGCGACGACGTCCGCGTTGCGCTGCGCGTCCAGGATCTCCTTGACGAAGGTGTTCACCGCGGTCGCCTGGAGGCGGCGCTGGGTCTCCGAGCTGCGCGCCGGCGGCTGGTACTGCGCGGTCAGACTCTGGTCGCCGCCCTTGGAGTTGAAGTGGTTGGCGATCACGAAGACCGTCTCACCCCGGAAGACGAACTCGCCGACCAGCGGCTTGCGGCTGTTCGTCCACGCCGTGTCCGCCGGGTCGATCCGGCCCGGGGAGGCGGTCAGCCGCGCCTTGCCGCGCACCTCGGTGACCCCGACGGGCGTCGTCGCGTCGCCGCCCGCACGGTCCGTGAAGGACACCCGCTCCGGGTCGAACAGGAACACCTGGCGGATGTTGCCGCCCGGCTCGCCGCCGTCGGCGTTGTCGACGGGGTCGACCGAACGCCACTCGTAGGCCGGGCCGCCCGCCGCGACGATCGCGTCGATCAGCGCGGTCACCGTCAGGTCGGCGGCGACCGTACCGTCGTTCTGCGCTCCGTTGTTGTCCTGGATCTCCTCCAGGGACACGATGTCGGGCGAGCGCAGGTTGTGCACGATCGCCGCGGCGTGCTCGTCGAAGGTGGCGTCGGACGGGTCGAGGTTCTCCACGTTGTAGGTCGCCACCGCCAGCTCGCCCCGGCGCGGCTCGCGGGTCGTCTCGCGCTCCAGGCCGCCCCGCTCCAGGGCGCCGATCTCGTTGGCGACCAGCGTGTAGCCGCCGAACTGGTTGTAGTCCAGCGGGCCGGTGGTGGCGCCCTCCAGGGAGTCGCCGACGTTCGCGTCCGGGAAGTCCGCGACCGGGCCGAGGGACTGGATCTGGAGGCGGCCGGTGTTCTGCGCGGTGTACGAGCCGTAGACCGCGCCCCCGTGGCCGCTGGTGTTCTCCCTCGGCTTGACGGTGACCCACAGCTCCGTGAACGGGTCGGTGGCGCCGACCACGCGGACGTCGGCGACCCGGACGTTCATGCCCTCCAGGGACTCGTAGAGGTCCAGGGCGTACTTCGACGGCCGCAGCGTGAGGCCGTTGACCGAGCCGTTCGCGGCGGTGTCGCCGGCCGGGGTGTAGCGGGACGGCACGGAGCGGGCGTCGATCACCGCCGGAGCCGGGACCGGGTTGCCGGCGGACACGACGGTGACCGTCGGGCGGGTGATCTCGGTGAGGGACTGGTTGCCGGAGGCGGCGCCGCCCGGGACGAACTCCGTGACCGTGCCCGAGACCGTCACCGCGTCGCCGACGGCGACCTTCGGGGTGGAGCTGGTGAAGACGAAAACGCCCTCGCTGGTGGCCGCGTCGCCGTCCGGGGACGGGTCCTGGATCCAGAAACCTCTCGACGATCCGTAGGTGCGCACGCCGGTGACGATTCCGGTCACGTCCGTGACCTGCTGACCGGCGTACGGAGATGTCCGGGTGGTGCCCTGGATGTCACGGATGCGCACGGTGTCGGCGTGCGCGGGCGACGTGAGGACGACGGTGGACGCCGCGGAGCACACGGCGGCGACGGTGAGCGCGGCGAGACGCGCGGAAGACTTGCTCGGCAACGGGATCCCTCCGGGGACGTACATGGGCGCCGGGACGAGGGTGAGGCACGGACAAAGGTGTGACGCGCGTAGAGACCGCGGTGACGGTGAACACTTGTCCCCCCACTTCTACGCGCGTCAATTTCCAGCCTGCTCGGGCCAGTTGTCAAGGTTTCGGCCATGTACGGGGCCCGGCCAGGAGATGAACCGGGCGGCATGGGTGGAAATCCGTCTAGGCTGAGCGGCTGAGACGAACATCGCCCGAGGAGACCCCCCGATGTCTGACAGCTCCCCCCTTCCGCCGGTGCTGCCGACCTCCGAAGCGGAGCTGGCGCGGGACGCGCTGTCCACGCCCCTGCTGTCCCGGGCCGCGCGGCTCGCCCGCTGGGCCGGGCCCGACACCCGCGTCGAGACCGGCGGCGGACTCGTCGACGATCAGTTGCCCGCCGCGGCCGAGGTGCTCGGGCTCGCCGGGGACGACGCCGCGGCGCTGGCGAGCGAGGCCTGGCGGGTGGCCGTCGACACCGGGCTCGTCGAGATCCTCGACGAGGAGG
Coding sequences:
- a CDS encoding DUF3618 domain-containing protein yields the protein MTDRTKHGAGGAKGPDELRRQIERTRSQLGDTVDQLAARADVKGRAMTRAADLRDKAGALTVQLRSSAAQAGHAVQGRASRAGHALQGRAGRAGHALQGTAGRAGHTIEGRAGQAGHTLQGRAAQAGGTVQNKAARAGRAVEQVAPQPVRTAVRAARLHPRPVLVAGAAAVAAAMVVQRRRHRR
- a CDS encoding ATPase — protein: MSKEFEIAREFEVDAPPQQVWEAVTAGTGGWLWPMEAPEPREGGRGPFGSKVTVWDPPHRYTNRVEDVDGIAEQSANQLDYTVEPRDEGRRAWVRYVHSGIFVDDWDNQYDGAGHHTDFYLHTLREYLTRFGGRPVVGFATFDAAPEAARAPGALTAVARALGLTEDTTEGARIQAHGPGGRPVDAVVDYRNEYFIGLRTPDAMIRFFGRNHWGHTVGMTVHDFAPDADGEAAETAWQGWLKEVFSRP
- a CDS encoding phage holin family protein encodes the protein MTGIPDAEPVRDERHSVGELVGRATGQPSRLVRQEADLADEELAQQRRRAGRGGGLIGAAGAVAHAGPLTLAATATAALSLTLPVRAAALIVTAVLFALAGVLAASGRARPRRAAPPTPEETLGGVRADVEEIRERAHR
- a CDS encoding endonuclease/exonuclease/phosphatase encodes the protein MPSKSSARLAALTVAAVCSAASTVVLTSPAHADTVRIRDIQGTTRTSPYAGQQVTDVTGIVTGVRTYGSSRGFWIQDPSPDGDAATSEGVFVFTSSTPKVAVGDAVTVSGTVTEFVPGGAASGNQSLTEITRPTVTVVSAGNPVPAPAVIDARSVPSRYTPAGDTAANGSVNGLTLRPSKYALDLYESLEGMNVRVADVRVVGATDPFTELWVTVKPRENTSGHGGAVYGSYTAQNTGRLQIQSLGPVADFPDANVGDSLEGATTGPLDYNQFGGYTLVANEIGALERGGLERETTREPRRGELAVATYNVENLDPSDATFDEHAAAIVHNLRSPDIVSLEEIQDNNGAQNDGTVAADLTVTALIDAIVAAGGPAYEWRSVDPVDNADGGEPGGNIRQVFLFDPERVSFTDRAGGDATTPVGVTEVRGKARLTASPGRIDPADTAWTNSRKPLVGEFVFRGETVFVIANHFNSKGGDQSLTAQYQPPARSSETQRRLQATAVNTFVKEILDAQRNADVVALGDINDFEFSATTEVLEGDGELWSAVKSLPRRERYSYVYQGNSQVLDQILISPSIRRDCDFEYDSVHINAEFHDQISDHDPQVLRFRP
- a CDS encoding ArsR/SmtB family transcription factor; its protein translation is MLDVTVIEDPEAAAVSLDPTRARLLAELAAGPASAAMLAGKVGLPRQKVNYHLKALERHGLVELAGERRKGNVTERLMRATAASYVISPLALAAVQPDPDRFRDQLSARWLLALGARLVRDVGTLITGAAKARKRLATYALDGEVRFASAADRAAFIEELTAGVGALIRKYDAPDAEAGRDHRIVVAVHPTVKPETPES
- the dapA gene encoding 4-hydroxy-tetrahydrodipicolinate synthase; translated protein: MTNLAASPAAPFGRVLCAMVTPFTASGALDVDGAQRLADRLVTEGCDGLVLNGTTGESPTTSDAEKTALVRAVREAVGNRASVVAGVGTSDTRHTVELPLRAEKAGADGVLVVTPYYSLPPQDAVEAHFREVADASGLPVVVYDIPGRTGTRVEPETMIRLAAHPRIVAVKDCSHDFLGTQKVLSRTDLAYYAGCDEHNLALYAVGAAGCVSTVANAVPRHIRSVLDAFDAGDTAGAARRQRQVMPLVEAMMAAGLPGTVTAKALLAALGLPAGPVRPPLRPAGRETADALLAEHGRLAAAG